DNA from Tachypleus tridentatus isolate NWPU-2018 chromosome 8, ASM421037v1, whole genome shotgun sequence:
GTTCTGTGAAATCTAGAGAAGCGAAATAACTTTCTTTACCACCGTGTGAACAGTGAATAACTTTCCTTACCACCGTGTGAACAGTGAATAACTTTCTTTACCATAGTGTGAACAGTGAATAACTTTCTTTACCATAGTGTGAACAGTAAACTCTTCAGTGTGAAAAACATGAATAATGTCCTGTTGAATGTTGGTTCCTTGTTGATGACACACCGGAGTACATGATATCTAAAGCTGAGAACTTTCCATAGGCACCTAAAACATGTGGCAAAAGGAGCATGTACCTCACACTTTGATTACTGGGGGAAGGGGTGCAAGCTGTAGATGTATCCCACTGAAACTTTTTTCACATAGTGTTCATACATTGTTCTTGGAAACCAGCTAAGTTGCTAAGTTCATTTCGTTTCCTAATGGTATTATTAACAAGTTGTGTTAAATTGACTAAATCATGCCcctgctatgtatttaccaagattgtaattaaacgattcatatgtggacattattggtcgtaatggacaatctggtttatgaggtttggggatgctgtgtatttgtggtgtgcgtgagtcagtttTGTGTAGgaaggaataaagtgtttgtgaaattgtgttggcttttttcatttttagtagtattttgctTAGTTGCATTTTGTGTGTCTTtcttagatttgtgtgtattggtttaaatttgttcgtgtctgataggatgttattcatttttaggatgtattcattcgtgttcattatgactatagcgttacctttatctgcttttagaatttttatgtttttgtcttgttttaggttttaatggaattaatgtctcttttgtaaggttgttttttagtttctgttttgtgaaattatgttgatggttttgtgagaaaattatttgaaaaaatcgtttaagatgttgtttttaggtgtttctggaaaatataaatttgtaattttacctgggaagtttggctgttggatgtcaataaagttatctaagttgtcttctttctgttggttgtttttggttgattccttgtttttgttctctgtagaaagtatcacaagtctcctggctaagtcttctaaacatgttttgatttctatggctggaatgtacctaggtgctattgcgaagttgagtcctttgttaagtagatgtatctcgtctgtgtttaattgtcggtcggatctgttaattatgaggttagtcaacggtttgtcgttttggtgtcttttctgttgtttgcatcttagtttttctagttttttgttgtggcagatctttaacgatgaattagacaaaataaaacaatacttcatcaacatcaataagtttcctccacaaaccgtagaaaacattatacgcacacacctagacagaaagcaaaatcaaccaactaaagtaaatacagctcacggatcaaaaaaaccacgaaaccatatactgctgtataccatatattcctgacatcagcaaacaaataaccaacatttggcaaaaactagtaacaaaatatgacattccagttactaccaaatttattcaaaaaccaggcacaaaactgaggtctatactatgtaaaaactacacggacaaacaccacaccaacattatttacaaaatacaatgtgataactgccacgacttctatattggagaaacaagtaaagaaatggaaaccagattcaaagaacataaaaagtcaccttcacacgttttcgaacactgcaagtcaaataaacacaacataaccatagaaaacactcaaatactaaataaagaaacaaacataaacaaactcaaaattaaagaagccttacttatacaacaacttaaacccaaaataaaccaatataaaggaacgcctttatacttatattaatataataaaataaataaattatatattcaaacatctaataccgccctctacattccgacactcaattacacaacccctttcaaacatgtggtcagcttccggtcaattacctctttctttgtgaacctgacgatgaccgaagaaggtcgaaacgttgttcgctcttctatgtaaaatattttctcaacccaaacgagccgtttttgcatataaatttctcaacaagtgggtttctcgacatcactgattattatttcatttgagTCGcagtttgagggtcgcggattcgattccccgtcaaactaaacatgcgcgccctttcagccgtgggtacgttaaatgttacggtcaatcacactattcgctggtaaaagagtatcccaatggttggcggtgggtggtgatgactagctaacttccctctagtcttacattgctaaattagggacggctagcgcagatagccctcgtgtaactttgcgcaaaattctaaaaaacaaacaaaaaacaattttctttagtTCTAGGTCAACAAATGTCCTCTGAGattctaataataaaaaaggaaaagtaTAACTTATATTGAGAGTTCAAGAATGATGAACCAAACGTTTAACTGAActacttttttaaaatgtttacatgtcTGAAGGACAccaaataagaaaacaaatgaatacaAATCAAGGTTGAGATTTCAAAGAAATGATCCAAGCATTAGCTAGCTTCAACATGGGTAATGTATCCAGTATTTTAACATAGAAGAACTCAGCGTATTGTGTTATAAAACTCGACATTTTTAGTGACTATAAACGaggtgtaattttgttttttgacattttgttttagACTTTCTTTGATCAAGTAATTAGTCGTAAACTATACAAGAAATCATAACACtatgaaacacaaattttgttcctggagagtacgtgttatttcttaattgcttatattgtaaaagtacggaaaatggccattattcccttcaaacttttcttttgtgacctggataatgaaatttagaaattaacctattttctatgtaaaacgggcaaatttgcacattttcaattacataaggtctgaataaaacaacatatgaatcaagatttacatgtatttattctaaagttatacaaaaatgtttagaagtgagtagtttttcgagatttgcgactataatgtaaatcactttcacgtatcagcccccaaatagtctcccatcatgttttcgttatacgctcccaggtcataaaagcaaaatttgaagagaaaaataagtctttttcatttactttaggcataagcaattggaaaataacactttctgcccaggaacaagaaaaagtaaaaaattttgtcACGTAGTGCAATCAGCATCGTCAAATTAGTCATAAAcagttgttttgttgtgtttttttttcattagcgAAGAAGCTGTTTTTCCCGGTTGTTTggtgttattattttttctaataaaaccCTGCTACATGCATATATTATACAGAATAAACAGACGAAACTGATTAacatagttattataaattgcgtCTGTAACCGTATATCAGTTCATATCAAATATTCAGTGCTTGGTTGGTCCTCCACATACTCTAATAACCACCACAAGACAAAGTGGCATGCTGCTCATGAAATTGATGTCACACACCGTAATTTCATCCAAACTTGTTACTAGAAGGTCAGCTACATTAGCTAGTTTAGGATTATGGTTAGCAATTTTCGAGCTTAGTTCCGCCTAAAAATTctcatttatattacaatttgaatACTTTGCTGACCATGGCAATCTTGTAATGTCCTCCTGGTTGAGATAACAGTGTACAATATGCGAATTGTGGACACAACACAAAAGTTATAGTCGAACCTTGCCCTGGCATTTGGCACAAACACCGCCTCCGTGCGATGCCTTTTGGAGGTGCCATTGACGTTTTGCTGGAGGATATGAAGGGCAATTTTctaccatgatgaatagctgctcaAATATGTACTGTACCACCTCCTGTGAGTTTCCTGTGGGAAAGACAGTCTTCTCTCATTGGTTCTTCAGGCAAACGACGAACATAAATCCTACCATCAAGACTCATCTGAAAATATGATATTCCACCAGTGTCCTAAGCAAAAGTTGGTATGGCGtgctatcttactcaaataacacAGTGACGTCAATGAATTCTGAATAATATCGGTTTGCACCTAACCTTTCTTGCAAGGTAACCGTGTTTGGTCAGTTTTCTATTCGCTATTACTCTGGATACCCTGGAATGGATATGCTCATGCTATTTCTGTCGTAAGGTGTAACAAGGCTTCTTTCAACTTTGACGTATTAACCTGTTTCAAAACTTGGCCAACTTGAGGAGTAATATTTCGGCATCTGCCAATAGATTTTTCCCGGAGCAAAGTTTCTTGTAATCCGATGATGTTTCATGATTCTGGATGCAGTACAGTAGGGGTACCTTACTGTTCCAGCAATGTTCATTTGCTTCAACCATTTGTGGACAGTTGATGCATCATATCTTCTGGCACGTGACGAGACATGACTATATACCAAGTATAGAAAAATTATCTAATCGATGggttactttattttgaaaaagatTATACTATAATCACGCAATTTTATTCAAAACAGGTATGTTTATGTGTTTTGACGAACGTATGCTCAAAACAACTtaaacagaccagaataacaattTGCACGTGTTTGTATCATCACAAGCTACCTTCTCTGTTACTATTCAGGCATTGACTCAATAATTAATCTATGCGCATAGAAAATAACATCAATATGGAACAGTATGCAAAAATTTTTGTCATAATTATACTGTGGTGATATGAAGATCGCCAGATGTTGATAATTTGATAGTGTGACAATACTTGAATGAAGATGATTCTCTGGTGTGGGAATACTTGAATGAAGATGATATGGTAAGGTGAGGAAACTTGGACGTTGGTGATCTGGTGGTATAAAAACAGTTGCGTGTTGTTTAATTAGTTATGCGAAGATACCTAAATGCTTATGACGTGGAAGTGTGAAGACATATGAATGTTAGGAATTTCGTAGTGAGTACATAATTAAACGTTGATTTGATAGCGTGAAGATAAGTCGATGTCCACGGCTCTACAAGATTATTGAAAACTGTTAACTTGTGAAGAGGCAATAAGAATCTTCAAAAATTACAGGAACAAAATAGGTAGCTTAAAATGAAACTacaatcacattaaaaaataaacaaacaagtttaaggTTTCAGACGTAATGTTAGCTTTTCTAAACATTACAGCTTTTAGACACGGAATCAAAATAGGGATTTACAGCTTGAggaaataatgttaacaatatatCTCAAACCTTAAGCtcgtttatttacttttttgct
Protein-coding regions in this window:
- the LOC143223307 gene encoding uncharacterized protein LOC143223307 — its product is MLMPCPCKNCFVKQRRHNERTSVNVFILNSSKGKITQHQTSYLKFSHVSSRARRYDASTVHKWLKQMNIAGTVRYPYCTASRIMKHHRITRNFAPGKIYWQMPKYYSSSWPSFETG